Proteins encoded in a region of the Oncorhynchus clarkii lewisi isolate Uvic-CL-2024 chromosome 18, UVic_Ocla_1.0, whole genome shotgun sequence genome:
- the LOC139373918 gene encoding zinc finger protein 135-like, translating into MSSFLEWRDLNIIYKTDRQTDEGVNGDHVETFSTSREQQQEDQRAKRSHLCPHCEEIFPFLSKLKIHLKTHTGEKPYSCSDCGKCFKTSRVLKRHQRTHTGEKPYSCSDCGKSFSQLSHLKSHERIHTGEKPYVCSDCGVSFSRLGTLKTHQRIHTGEKPYSCTDCGKYFTTSTDLKVHQRTHTGEKPYSCSDCGKCFKTSKEVKVHQRTHTGEKPYSCSDCGKCFTTSTDLKFHQKTHTGEKPYSCSDCGKGFKTSNKLKVHQRTHTGEKPYVCSDCGTSFSQLSNLKSHERIHTGEKPYSCSDCGKCFKTSTVLTVHQRTDTGGKPYSCSDCGKSFKTSNKLKVHQRTHTGEKPYVCSDCGTSFSQLSNLKSHERKHTGEKPYSCSDCGKCFKTSTLLTVHQITHTGEKPYYCSDCVNASQHQLS; encoded by the exons ATGAGCTCCTTCCTGGAGTGGAGGGACCTTAATATCAtctacaagacagacagacagacagacgagggtGTTAATG gagaccatGTTGAGACATTCTCTACATCCAGGGAGCAACAGCAGGAAGATCAGAGAGCTAAGAGGTCTCATCTCTGCCCACATTGTGAAGAGATTTTCCCATTTCTATCAAAGCTAAAAATACacctaaaaacacacacaggagagaagccttactcctgctctgactgtggaaaatgcttcaaaacatcaaGGGTGCTAAAAcgtcatcagagaacacacacaggagagaagccatactcctgctctgactgtggaaaa agtttctctcaactttcccacttaaaatcacatgaacgtatacatacaggagagaagccttacgtctgctctgactgtggggtgAGTTTCTCTCGTCTGGGcaccttaaaaacacaccaacgtatacacacaggagagaagccttactcctgcacTGACTGTGGAAAATACTTCACAACGTCAACTgatctaaaagttcatcagagaacacacacaggagagaagccttattcttgctctgactgtggaaaatgttttaaaacatcaaaagaggtcaaagttcatcagagaacacacacaggagagaagccttactcctgctctgactgtggaaaatgcttcacaacatcaactgatcTAAAATTTcatcagaaaacacacacaggagagaagccttactcctgctctgactgtggaaaaggttttaaaacatcaaataagcttaaagttcaccagagaacacacacaggagagaagccttatgtctgctctgactgtggaactaGTTTCTCGCAACTTTCCAACTTAaaatcacatgaacgtatacatacaggggagaagccatactcctgctctgactgtggaaaatgcttcaaaacatcaaCTGTGCTaacagttcatcagagaacagacacaggagggaagccttattcctgctctgactgtggaaaaagttttaaaacatcaaataagctcaaagttcatcagagaacacacacaggagagaagccttacgtctgctctgactgtggaactaGTTTCTCGCAACTTTCCAACTTAAAATCACATGAACGTaaacatacaggggagaagccatactcctgctctgactgtggaaaatgcttcaaaacatcaaCTTTGCTAACAGTTCATCAGattacacacacaggagagaagccttattactgctctgactgtgtaaatgcttcacaacatcaactaAGCTAA